The region CAATTTTGAACAATTCAGTGGACAATCCATCGATCTCACTACCATTCGAGAAATACTTACTGATCTTGATTTTTCTGTTCAATACGAAGAAGAAAAAAGAGAATTTTTGGTTTCTGTTCCTACCTATCGAGTGGATGTTACCAGAAAAGAAGACGTATATGAAGAAATACTACGTATTTACGGATTTAACCAAATTGTAATTCCTCGCGAACAAACTTTCAGTTTTCAAATCTTTCAAAAAAATTTACTTGACCTAAAATCTGAAATATCTTCATTTTGGGTTGGTCGGGGTTTCCAGGAAGTTTTAACCAACAGTTTATGTGCCGAGAAGTGGTATGTAAACACAGGTCTAGCAAATAAAGACCGCATCATATATATTGAAAATCCTCTCAGCACTGAACTCAACGTACTTCGACCCCATATGCTTCCTTCTTTGCTAGAGGCAGCTTCTTACAATCTTCGTCATTTTCAAGAAAACCTTCGTTTTTTCGAGATAGGAAAAATCTATGAATATGATGATATTACATCCCAAGACATAAGAAAGCTAATTCACGAAAAAGACGTAGTCGCTCTACTTCTACTAGGAAACCGTTACGAAAGGATATGGAATCACGCCGGGGAAAAAACAAATTTTTACGACATGAAGGAATGTCTGGATGGTTTCTTTCAAATCAGTCAATTGGACGGAGATCTCGTATTGAGGGAAGTAGAAAAAAGTGGTTTCTCCTATGCATTGAACTATACTTTAAATGACATGGAAGTAGCTTACATCGGTAACGTACATCCTTCTATACTTGCTCAATGGGACATTCACGAAGAAGTTTTTTTCGCCGAAATTGATCTTAACTTATTATGGGAATTAATTCACCATAAATCTTTGCAATTCAAGGAACTTCAAAAATTCCCTGGAATTCGCAGAGATCTTGCTATTCTCATACCCTATCACTTAACTTTTCAAGAAATTAGCCAATACATAAAAGCTCTTCCCATTAATACTATAAAAAAAATTAATTTATTTGACGTATATGTTCATCCATCGTGGGAAAATCGGCAAAAAAGTTACGCCATTTCCTTTTACTTTGCTCATCCTGAAAGAACTTTACATGATGAAGAAGTAGATGAATGGATGCAAATGATCATTGAGTCTTTATATGAAAAATGGAAAATTTCCATTCGTTAAAATAATAATAGTTTTTGTACGTTTGTAAAAATTGTAAATTTTAGAAGCATATGAAGAAAATACCGACCATGGATATTACTGAATTAAATGAAAAGATTAAAAAAGAAACTGAATTTATTGATATACTCAGAATGGAGCTTGGTAAAAGTATTGTAGGGCAGAAGAACATGATCGACAAGATGCTTATAGCTCTTTTTGCAAATGGTCATTTGTTGGTTGAAGGTGTACCAGGTCTAGCCAAAACACTTGCTATTAAATCCCTTGCATCAGCCATCGATGCTAAGTTCAATCGGATCCAATTCACGCCAGATCTTTTACCTGCAGATATAACAGGGACCATGATTTACAGTCCAAAAAAAGAAGAGTTCGAGGTCAAATTTGGACCTGTTTTCGCTAATTTTATTTTAGCTGATGAAATCAATCGTTCTCCTGCCAAAGTACAAAGTGCTTTGCTCGAAGCCATGCAAGAAAGGCAAGTTACTCTTGGTGAACAAACTTACAAACTTCCCGATCCATTCCTTGTGATGGCAACACAAAATTCTATCGAACAAGAGGGAACTTATCCCCTACCAGAAGCTCAGGTTGACCGTTTCATGATGAAAGTTATCATCACTTATCCATCTAAAGATGAAGAAAAGATTATCATCCAACGGAATCTTGAGAAAAAATATCCTATGCCATCTAAGGTAGCTAAAATCGAAGACATACTTCGAATGCGTGATCTCATTCATGAAATTTACATGGATGAAAAAATTCAAGACTACATAACTGACATTGTGTTTGCTACGCGTTATCCTGACAAGTATGGGCTTTCCAAATACAAATCCATGATTGCTTATGGTGCATCTCCTCGTGCTGGCATTAGCATGGCTCTCGCTGCCAAGGCTTATGCTCTTTTACAACGACGAGGTTATGTGCTACCAGAAGATGTCAGGGCCATTGCACCCGAAGTTTTACGACATCGAATTGGCCTGACATACGAAGCTGAAGCTGAAAATATTACCACCGACATCATCATTGTTGATATCATCAATGCTGTTCGCGTCCCATGAAAACTTCAGAATTTATAGCTAAAAAGGTTCGTTACCTCGAAATTAAAACTCGCAAGCTCACTCAGGAAGTGCTCTCAGGTTCTTATCATAGTGCTTTTAAAGGAAGAGGTATGATGTTTAGTGAAGTACGTGAATATGTTTTTGGTGATGATGTTCGCAACATCGACTGGAACGTCACTGCCCGATTTAATCATACTTATGTTAAGGTATTTGAAGAAGAACGTGAACTTACGGTCATGTTACTGATTGATTTTAGCAATTCCAATTCTTTTGGTTCGACTTCCTTAGCCAAAAAAGATATGATTACTGAAATTGCTGGAACTTTGGCTTTTTCTGCTATGATGAACAACGATAAAGTGGGGGCTATTTTTTTTACCGATAAAATTGAAAAATACATTCCTCCCAAAAAAGGATCAAAGCACGTTCTTCGTATCATTCATGACTTGCTCACGTTTAAACCTTCTTCGCCAGGAACTAATATAGATTTTGCTTTAGAAAAATTTAATACAGCTTTAAAACGACGATGTATTGCTTTTGTAATATCCGATTTTTTGGATCTACGCTATGAAAAAAACCTTGCCATTGCAGAAATCAAAAACGACGTGGTTGCTATTAAAATTTCAGATCCTTTCGAAAAAGAAATGATTCGGAAATTTAACTTATTGGTAAAAGACCCAGAAACTGGTCAATTGCATTTTTTAGCATCGAAAGAAAGAATATTAGACTATCTTGGCTGGCGCGATTACTGTGATAAGTATTTTTATACCGCTTGTCATAAACATCAAGTGGACTACGTTGAAATCAATACAACTGAAGATTACGTTAAACCCTTGGCTGTTTTCTTTAAAAAAAGAGGTAAAAAAATATGAAATTTCTTGGGCTCTTTTTTTCTTTCCTCATTGGGTTTCATTTACTTCACACCCAACGCATGGAGGTGAAAATTTATCCGGATTCGATTCGCCTTGGGGAGCCTGTTGTCATGGTGTGGACGCTTTCTTACCCTGACTCTGGTTATCTTTTGCTTTCAAAACCAACTTTTGTTGATACTGGACGATTTTTGAAATCCTTATATTTGTTTCCACAACAGAAGGAAAAGAAAAAAGGTTTTTTTCAAATTATTCAAAAACAAGTTATTTCCGCTTACGATAGTGGTAATTTTCTATTACCTTTTCAACCAGCAATATTTTTGAAAGGGAAAGACACAATGGAAATTTTTCCCGATTCTATTTTTTTGTACGCCACCTATGTACCCATTGACACAACCAAGCCTATTAAGGACATCAAAGACATTGTTCATTCAGATAAAAAACCTTCGGAAACCCAAAAAAAATCTTTAATTTGGTGGATTATAGGAGCAATTTTGTTGCTAATAGCAGCACTTTTGGTTTACTTCTTATTTTTCAGAAAAAGGAAAGAAACGTCGTTCGAAGA is a window of Bacteroidales bacterium DNA encoding:
- a CDS encoding AAA family ATPase, which produces MKKIPTMDITELNEKIKKETEFIDILRMELGKSIVGQKNMIDKMLIALFANGHLLVEGVPGLAKTLAIKSLASAIDAKFNRIQFTPDLLPADITGTMIYSPKKEEFEVKFGPVFANFILADEINRSPAKVQSALLEAMQERQVTLGEQTYKLPDPFLVMATQNSIEQEGTYPLPEAQVDRFMMKVIITYPSKDEEKIIIQRNLEKKYPMPSKVAKIEDILRMRDLIHEIYMDEKIQDYITDIVFATRYPDKYGLSKYKSMIAYGASPRAGISMALAAKAYALLQRRGYVLPEDVRAIAPEVLRHRIGLTYEAEAENITTDIIIVDIINAVRVP
- a CDS encoding DUF58 domain-containing protein; its protein translation is MKTSEFIAKKVRYLEIKTRKLTQEVLSGSYHSAFKGRGMMFSEVREYVFGDDVRNIDWNVTARFNHTYVKVFEEERELTVMLLIDFSNSNSFGSTSLAKKDMITEIAGTLAFSAMMNNDKVGAIFFTDKIEKYIPPKKGSKHVLRIIHDLLTFKPSSPGTNIDFALEKFNTALKRRCIAFVISDFLDLRYEKNLAIAEIKNDVVAIKISDPFEKEMIRKFNLLVKDPETGQLHFLASKERILDYLGWRDYCDKYFYTACHKHQVDYVEINTTEDYVKPLAVFFKKRGKKI